Proteins encoded together in one Deinococcus irradiatisoli window:
- the ureE gene encoding urease accessory protein UreE, translated as MVRLRARRHTLTRLTGLRRALLPREPDPEEPSPTARIVEVPMTAVDRRRVRRRLLAPDGAELLLAFPTGTVLMPGRVLGETGGVSYVVAAAPEEVAAVSPRSLAEAARIAHAVGNLHRDFVEDGNVFLVLWDAPIELLLTRLGAAFTRETRPFHGRSSWEHEP; from the coding sequence GTGGTACGCCTTCGTGCGCGGAGACACACCCTGACCCGCCTGACCGGGCTGCGCCGGGCCCTCCTGCCGCGCGAACCGGACCCAGAAGAGCCTTCGCCTACTGCCCGCATCGTCGAGGTGCCGATGACCGCCGTGGACCGCCGCCGGGTGCGTCGCCGCCTGCTCGCCCCCGACGGTGCCGAATTGCTGCTGGCCTTTCCTACCGGCACGGTGCTGATGCCCGGCAGGGTGCTGGGCGAAACCGGCGGCGTGAGCTACGTCGTGGCCGCCGCGCCGGAGGAGGTGGCGGCCGTGTCGCCGCGCAGCCTCGCCGAGGCCGCCAGAATCGCGCACGCGGTGGGCAACCTGCACCGGGATTTCGTGGAGGACGGGAACGTTTTTCTGGTGCTGTGGGACGCGCCGATCGAGTTGCTGCTGACCCGGCTGGGCGCGGCATTCACCCGAGAAACCCGCCCGTTTCACGGCCGTAGCAGCTGGGAACACGAACCGTGA
- a CDS encoding urease accessory protein UreF has translation MSLLRLLQLADSALPTGAYAFSDGFETLTVRGEVRTASDLGAFLRGQLAYGWGQQDPPACALAWSASAADLRELDDLLDHLKLVAGPREASRRVGANLRRAALHLWPELVGEVPPTRHHATTFGAVAAALGGSRPETVSAYVSSWLLGRATSATRLMKLGGLDAQRAARLAEAEAEACVQTALTAELDDLGSFSPLLDIAASEQGGLDSRLFQT, from the coding sequence GTGAGCCTGCTGCGCCTGCTCCAGCTGGCCGACTCGGCCTTGCCGACCGGCGCCTACGCCTTCAGCGACGGCTTCGAGACGCTGACGGTGCGCGGCGAGGTTCGCACCGCCAGCGATCTGGGCGCGTTTCTGCGCGGTCAGCTGGCGTACGGCTGGGGACAACAGGACCCGCCCGCCTGCGCCCTGGCGTGGTCGGCCAGCGCCGCAGACCTGCGCGAGCTCGACGATCTGCTCGACCACCTCAAGCTGGTGGCCGGGCCGCGTGAAGCCAGCCGGCGCGTCGGGGCCAATCTGCGCCGGGCCGCGCTGCACCTCTGGCCCGAATTGGTAGGTGAGGTGCCGCCCACCCGCCACCATGCCACCACCTTCGGCGCGGTGGCGGCCGCGCTGGGCGGCTCCAGGCCCGAGACCGTCAGCGCTTACGTCAGCTCGTGGCTGCTGGGGCGGGCCACCTCGGCCACCCGGCTGATGAAGCTAGGCGGCCTCGACGCCCAGCGCGCCGCCCGGCTGGCCGAGGCCGAGGCTGAGGCCTGCGTCCAGACGGCACTCACCGCCGAACTGGACGATCTCGGCAGCTTCTCCCCCCTGCTTGACATCGCTGCCAGCGAGCAGGGCGGGCTGGACAGCCGCCTGTTTCAGACCTGA
- a CDS encoding DinB family protein — protein sequence MDIPELYAYLVRARRDLWATLEAVPDEVLSRPLLQGERFHCIKDLVAHTAGVEDGWLHYTILQDTPVEEAFPKLRDAGNGPVYADFPLPELLDYWRAVEQSTLAYLATLTGTELQRTVEDSPTEHFQLEGLLWHVMLHEVRHTAQICALLRTQGFRPPSLDLLFYLPNLHPDAAQV from the coding sequence CCACGCTGGAAGCGGTGCCCGACGAGGTGCTGTCGCGCCCCCTGCTGCAGGGTGAGCGCTTTCACTGCATCAAGGACCTGGTGGCGCACACCGCCGGGGTGGAGGACGGCTGGTTGCACTACACCATCCTGCAAGACACCCCGGTGGAAGAGGCCTTCCCGAAGCTGCGAGACGCCGGAAACGGCCCGGTCTACGCCGACTTCCCGCTTCCGGAGTTGCTGGACTACTGGCGGGCGGTCGAGCAGAGCACGTTGGCGTATCTGGCCACCCTGACGGGCACAGAGTTGCAGCGCACCGTCGAGGACTCGCCCACCGAGCACTTCCAGCTGGAGGGGTTGCTGTGGCACGTCATGCTGCACGAGGTCCGCCACACCGCTCAGATCTGCGCCCTGCTGCGGACGCAGGGCTTTAGGCCCCCTTCGCTCGATCTGCTGTTCTACCTGCCGAACCTGCACCCAGACGCCGCTCAGGTCTGA